A stretch of the Neodiprion lecontei isolate iyNeoLeco1 chromosome 4, iyNeoLeco1.1, whole genome shotgun sequence genome encodes the following:
- the LOC107218208 gene encoding N-alpha-acetyltransferase 80 isoform X1, giving the protein MARSLERKCQHYLRDNALNLSVSCNVAKVGNIMKDTSYTVVPLHERIELTPQCCKLVNSEWPRSEVARLRSLNSSCDKFPTCLLLLDDTYVIGHCKISLVPNISDSCFIESVIIDQRYRARGFGTMLMQGAEEYVAKRGIVNVFLSTKGQEYFYKKMGYKICDPVSLYGNSYITGDGLPPIPKQVLKDFRSNGRSPPPMPVIRNSGFPFSTVKTYMVKNM; this is encoded by the exons ATGGCAAGAAGCCTCGAACGAAAGTGTCAACATTATTTGAGAGATAATGCTTTGAACTTATCTGTCAGCTGCAATGTTGCGAAAGTAGG GAACATTATGAAAGACACATCCTACACAGTGGTACCGCTGCATGAGAGAATAGAGCTCACACCTCAGTGCTGTAAATTAGTAAATTCTGAATGGCCGAGAAGCGAAGTTGCACG gttGAGAAGCTTGAATTCTTCATGTGATAAATTTCCTACGTGTCTTCTTCTTTTGGATGATACATATGTCATAGGACATTGTAAAATATCCTTAGTACCTAATATTTCGGACAGTTGTTTTATAGAATCTG TTATAATTGACCAAAGATACAGAGCACGTGGGTTTGGAACTATGCTAATGCAAGGAGCAGAGGAATATGTAGCAAAGCGAGGTATCGTTAATGTTTTTCTATCAACAAAGGGGCAAGAATACTTCTACAAAAAAATGGGATACAAAATTTGTGACCCAGTGAGCTTGTATGGAAACTCGTATATTACTGGGGACGGATTGCCTCCTATTCCAAAACAGGTGCTGAAGGACTTTAGATCAAACGGACGATCTCCGCCTCCTATGCCTGTTATACGAAATTCTGGGTTTCCATTTTCAACCGTGAAAACGTACATggtaaaaaatatgtga
- the LOC107218208 gene encoding N-alpha-acetyltransferase 80 isoform X2, with the protein MLRKNIMKDTSYTVVPLHERIELTPQCCKLVNSEWPRSEVARLRSLNSSCDKFPTCLLLLDDTYVIGHCKISLVPNISDSCFIESVIIDQRYRARGFGTMLMQGAEEYVAKRGIVNVFLSTKGQEYFYKKMGYKICDPVSLYGNSYITGDGLPPIPKQVLKDFRSNGRSPPPMPVIRNSGFPFSTVKTYMVKNM; encoded by the exons ATGTTGCGAAA GAACATTATGAAAGACACATCCTACACAGTGGTACCGCTGCATGAGAGAATAGAGCTCACACCTCAGTGCTGTAAATTAGTAAATTCTGAATGGCCGAGAAGCGAAGTTGCACG gttGAGAAGCTTGAATTCTTCATGTGATAAATTTCCTACGTGTCTTCTTCTTTTGGATGATACATATGTCATAGGACATTGTAAAATATCCTTAGTACCTAATATTTCGGACAGTTGTTTTATAGAATCTG TTATAATTGACCAAAGATACAGAGCACGTGGGTTTGGAACTATGCTAATGCAAGGAGCAGAGGAATATGTAGCAAAGCGAGGTATCGTTAATGTTTTTCTATCAACAAAGGGGCAAGAATACTTCTACAAAAAAATGGGATACAAAATTTGTGACCCAGTGAGCTTGTATGGAAACTCGTATATTACTGGGGACGGATTGCCTCCTATTCCAAAACAGGTGCTGAAGGACTTTAGATCAAACGGACGATCTCCGCCTCCTATGCCTGTTATACGAAATTCTGGGTTTCCATTTTCAACCGTGAAAACGTACATggtaaaaaatatgtga
- the LOC107218208 gene encoding N-alpha-acetyltransferase 80 isoform X3 — translation MKDTSYTVVPLHERIELTPQCCKLVNSEWPRSEVARLRSLNSSCDKFPTCLLLLDDTYVIGHCKISLVPNISDSCFIESVIIDQRYRARGFGTMLMQGAEEYVAKRGIVNVFLSTKGQEYFYKKMGYKICDPVSLYGNSYITGDGLPPIPKQVLKDFRSNGRSPPPMPVIRNSGFPFSTVKTYMVKNM, via the exons ATGAAAGACACATCCTACACAGTGGTACCGCTGCATGAGAGAATAGAGCTCACACCTCAGTGCTGTAAATTAGTAAATTCTGAATGGCCGAGAAGCGAAGTTGCACG gttGAGAAGCTTGAATTCTTCATGTGATAAATTTCCTACGTGTCTTCTTCTTTTGGATGATACATATGTCATAGGACATTGTAAAATATCCTTAGTACCTAATATTTCGGACAGTTGTTTTATAGAATCTG TTATAATTGACCAAAGATACAGAGCACGTGGGTTTGGAACTATGCTAATGCAAGGAGCAGAGGAATATGTAGCAAAGCGAGGTATCGTTAATGTTTTTCTATCAACAAAGGGGCAAGAATACTTCTACAAAAAAATGGGATACAAAATTTGTGACCCAGTGAGCTTGTATGGAAACTCGTATATTACTGGGGACGGATTGCCTCCTATTCCAAAACAGGTGCTGAAGGACTTTAGATCAAACGGACGATCTCCGCCTCCTATGCCTGTTATACGAAATTCTGGGTTTCCATTTTCAACCGTGAAAACGTACATggtaaaaaatatgtga